aattgAAATTTGTCACACACGGCTGTCACTTTGATATTTTaggctttattattatttattatagcctcagaaaaagaaaaacttacTCCCAACCCAGCACCCCCTCATTCTCTCCGAAATGTGCTTCTTTTTGCTCCTTGATTAACTACAGGCTGTAGACCATAATTGCTGCAATTCATTTTGACAAAATTGACTTTGTTAGGATGGTTCCCGGTCAATTAGGGAAATAAATTCTGTTCCAGACCCAGCAAGACTGCTGCTGCCTAAGCTAGACATTGATTTGTCCTGGTAATCATATTGGATGTCATTtacaatatttttaatatttatatattatttatatattaacacAAAAAATAGCAATATTAAGGCGGAGACTGGGTGTTTCTCATTTTAAGACCAACATTGTATGATCATGTTGGCAGGAAGTGATAACTAGCTCTGAGAGTAATATGACAGTTCACTGTCCTCACTCCAGTGCTTGCCCGTGCTTTTTCTTCTGTTCCTTTCAGCCTTAACAATGGCAGCTACTACAGCAATCACTACAGTGACTGTGATGATGAGAACAGTCGCAGTCTCTGCAGCACAAAGCTCTGGGTCCGTCACTTCCACTGGTGAATGAGTCCCATTTGGTTTGGTGCATGTCAGGTTGTGGTAGTCATCTAGGAAGAGCCTGTGCACACTGTGCAGCTTCCGGAACACTCTCTGCAGGTCGCAGTCGCAATACCATGGGTTGTTCACCAACTGGATGTGGGTGCTGTAGCTATGGATGCTCAGGAAGGTCTTGAAGTGGATGGAGCTCAGGCTATTGTTAGCCAGGTTGAGTTCGGccaggctgggcaggggggtGAAAACTCCTACCTCGGTGCTGTTGATGTGGTTGTTACACAGGTTGAGTACCTCCAGGGAGCGAAGCGTGGAGAAAAGTCCACTGCTGAGGGAGGTGAGCCGGTTGTGGTGGAGGTACAGCTGTCTCAGGGCCGTCATGCCACTGAAGGTCCTTGTCTGGATGGAGCGGATGGAGTTGGCGTTCAGGTTAAGCCTCTCCAGGCCATCTAGGTGACGGAAGCTCCTGTCATTCAGGTCCTGTAGCTGGTTCTCAGCCAGAAGAAGCTCCTTCAGTGACCCCAGGCC
This window of the Paramormyrops kingsleyae isolate MSU_618 chromosome 1, PKINGS_0.4, whole genome shotgun sequence genome carries:
- the LOC111842936 gene encoding uncharacterized protein encodes the protein MNPCLWVLPLLIMVQSKRHHLSCGCEEVCDCWSKLQWVNCSGALLSQLPTGILPVTEHLDLSVNHLTSIDQGSFRSLRKLRVLILSDNNISSLADGTFTPLDSLQKLDLSRNSISWLSPGLWMGLGSLKELLLAENQLQDLNDRSFRHLDGLERLNLNANSIRSIQTRTFSGMTALRQLYLHHNRLTSLSSGLFSTLRSLEVLNLCNNHINSTEVGVFTPLPSLAELNLANNSLSSIHFKTFLSIHSYSTHIQLVNNPWYCDCDLQRVFRKLHSVHRLFLDDYHNLTCTKPNGTHSPVEVTDPELCAAETATVLIITVTVVIAVVAAIVKAERNRRKSTGKHWSEDSELSYYSQS